In Arthrobacter sp. B3I9, the following are encoded in one genomic region:
- a CDS encoding heparan-alpha-glucosaminide N-acetyltransferase domain-containing protein, whose translation MTPRGTAPASRTAKGRASGVRLAGIDAARGLALLGMMATHVLPIFEHDAQLTPTWVGLVFSGRASALFAVLAGVGLALSTGKERPLQGPELSAARRGVACRALVVAAVGLTVGGLEVNIAIILVHYALLFLCVLPFLGLDVGRLLVLAAGWVLVTPILAFLLRPWLLAARPALHLGHNPQWEDLSTPGVLLGDLFLTGYYPVLQWLAYLLIGLAIGRTALRKAPVQVLLLVGGTVVAVLAKWLSVVMMEDWGGLAALKASLYNPSYPLESLLAVNLAGVAQTGSGWWLAASAPHSGTTLDLVHTSGVAAAVVGFCLLLGRLAEWIELDLLLPLRGAGALTLSFYTVHLCVMAALYEKPLWPGWTVEGVYWAQAAAVLMIGSAFAALSWRGPLEWVAHAANHLGRHQPARTR comes from the coding sequence ATGACCCCGCGCGGAACCGCCCCTGCCTCCCGGACCGCAAAAGGCAGGGCATCAGGGGTGCGGCTGGCCGGTATCGATGCCGCACGCGGGCTGGCGCTCCTGGGCATGATGGCCACTCACGTGCTGCCTATCTTTGAGCACGACGCCCAGCTCACGCCGACGTGGGTGGGGCTCGTGTTTTCGGGACGGGCGTCAGCACTTTTCGCGGTCCTCGCCGGCGTCGGCCTGGCACTTTCCACCGGAAAGGAACGGCCGCTGCAGGGGCCCGAGCTTTCAGCGGCCCGCCGGGGAGTCGCATGCCGGGCCCTGGTGGTGGCCGCTGTGGGTCTCACCGTGGGCGGACTCGAGGTGAACATCGCGATCATTCTGGTCCACTACGCCCTGCTGTTCCTGTGCGTGTTGCCGTTTCTCGGACTCGACGTGGGACGCCTCCTGGTTCTGGCCGCCGGCTGGGTCCTGGTGACGCCGATCCTGGCCTTCCTGCTGCGTCCCTGGCTCCTCGCGGCCCGGCCTGCCCTGCATCTGGGCCACAACCCCCAATGGGAGGATCTCTCCACGCCCGGGGTCCTGCTGGGCGACCTTTTCCTGACCGGTTACTACCCGGTCTTGCAGTGGCTCGCCTACCTGCTGATCGGGCTCGCGATCGGGCGGACGGCCCTTCGCAAGGCGCCCGTGCAGGTACTGCTGCTGGTCGGAGGAACGGTCGTCGCAGTACTGGCGAAGTGGCTCAGCGTGGTGATGATGGAGGACTGGGGCGGCCTGGCCGCCTTGAAGGCCTCCCTGTACAACCCGTCCTATCCGCTGGAGAGCCTTCTAGCGGTCAACCTGGCCGGGGTTGCGCAAACCGGTTCCGGCTGGTGGCTTGCCGCCAGCGCCCCGCATTCCGGCACCACGCTGGATCTGGTGCACACTTCGGGGGTGGCCGCCGCCGTCGTGGGCTTCTGCCTGCTGCTGGGACGGCTGGCCGAGTGGATCGAGCTGGATCTGCTGCTCCCGCTGCGCGGCGCCGGCGCCCTCACATTGAGCTTCTACACCGTCCACTTGTGCGTCATGGCGGCGCTTTACGAGAAGCCGCTGTGGCCCGGCTGGACGGTGGAGGGTGTCTACTGGGCGCAAGCGGCCGCCGTCCTGATGATCGGCTCGGCCTTTGCGGCGCTCTCCTGGCGTGGGCCCCTTGAATGGGTGGCGCATGCCGCAAACCACCTCGGCAGGCACCAGCCGGCACGCACCCGCTAG
- the dapB gene encoding 4-hydroxy-tetrahydrodipicolinate reductase, whose product MTEQLAVAVLGANGRMGAEAVKAVEAAPDLKLVAALGRNDPLDILVESGARIVVDLTVPESTEANVRFAVEHGMHAVVGTTGWDADRLERLEELLAGQQGTGVLIAPNFALGSVLASAFAAKASRYFDSVEIIELHHPDKVDAPSGTAVRTAQLIAAERSSAGVPASPDATTSERPGARGCEVDGVRVHSVRLRGLVAHQEVLLGGPGEQLTLRHDSFDRASFMPGVLLGVRNVASHPGLTVGLDGYLDLGV is encoded by the coding sequence ATGACCGAACAACTCGCAGTCGCCGTGCTGGGCGCGAACGGGCGCATGGGCGCCGAAGCCGTGAAGGCTGTCGAAGCCGCCCCGGATTTGAAGCTGGTGGCCGCCCTGGGCCGGAACGATCCCCTGGACATCCTGGTGGAATCCGGGGCCCGGATAGTGGTGGACCTGACGGTTCCCGAAAGCACCGAAGCCAACGTCCGCTTCGCCGTCGAGCACGGCATGCACGCCGTCGTCGGCACCACCGGCTGGGACGCGGACCGCCTGGAACGGCTCGAGGAACTCCTCGCCGGCCAGCAGGGGACCGGAGTCCTGATTGCCCCCAACTTCGCCCTCGGCTCGGTTCTGGCCTCCGCTTTCGCCGCCAAGGCCTCCCGGTACTTCGATTCGGTTGAGATCATTGAACTGCACCACCCGGACAAGGTGGATGCCCCGTCGGGAACGGCGGTGCGCACGGCCCAGCTGATCGCCGCCGAGCGGTCTTCCGCCGGGGTCCCCGCCAGCCCGGATGCCACCACCAGCGAACGTCCCGGAGCCCGCGGCTGCGAGGTCGACGGCGTACGCGTGCACAGCGTCCGGCTCCGCGGCCTGGTGGCCCACCAGGAGGTCCTCCTCGGCGGACCGGGGGAACAGCTGACCCTCCGCCACGATTCCTTTGACCGTGCGTCCTTCATGCCGGGGGTGCTCCTGGGCGTGCGCAACGTTGCTTCGCACCCGGGCCTGACAGTCGGCCTGGACGGCTACCTGGACCTGGGAGTCTGA
- a CDS encoding molybdenum cofactor biosynthesis protein MoaE: MGTDTGFEIVHAVLSTEPISVDQAIAAVESDTAGAVVSFSGVVRNHDGGKPVRRLSYSAHPTAHQVMADVVAALVAEQADDAGAGASLASGQADGGQRPPVRIWAAHRIGMLEIGDPALVCAVSAAHRGQAFEVCSELVDRIKAQVPIWKEQFFTDGTVEWVGAGG, encoded by the coding sequence ATGGGCACTGACACAGGCTTTGAAATCGTCCACGCGGTCCTCAGCACCGAACCGATCTCCGTGGACCAGGCCATCGCCGCCGTCGAATCCGACACGGCGGGGGCCGTCGTCAGCTTCAGCGGCGTGGTCAGGAACCACGACGGCGGCAAGCCAGTCCGGCGGCTCAGCTACAGCGCGCACCCCACAGCGCACCAGGTGATGGCCGACGTCGTCGCTGCCCTCGTCGCGGAGCAGGCGGACGACGCGGGCGCCGGGGCGTCCCTCGCTTCCGGGCAGGCCGACGGCGGGCAGCGCCCGCCGGTGCGGATCTGGGCGGCGCACCGGATCGGCATGCTGGAGATCGGGGACCCGGCGCTGGTCTGCGCCGTGTCGGCCGCGCACCGGGGCCAGGCTTTCGAGGTCTGCTCGGAGCTCGTGGACCGGATCAAGGCGCAGGTTCCCATCTGGAAGGAACAGTTCTTCACCGACGGCACGGTGGAATGGGTCGGCGCCGGCGGGTAG
- a CDS encoding MogA/MoaB family molybdenum cofactor biosynthesis protein, with translation MSMPEPHRHGEATGRKAGVVIASTRAAAGIYEDLTGPVIIDWLTEHGFEPFPALVVPDGDAVGAALRALLTQRPAVIITSGGTGLSPTDATPEQTLPLLDREIPGIMEGIRNAGTAKTPTAMLSRGHAGAAGQTFIVNLPGSPKGVMDGLSVLDPILGHLCDQLEGSHGH, from the coding sequence ATGAGCATGCCCGAACCCCACCGCCACGGTGAAGCGACCGGGCGGAAGGCCGGCGTCGTGATTGCCTCCACGCGGGCCGCGGCGGGCATCTACGAGGACCTCACCGGTCCCGTCATCATCGACTGGCTCACCGAACACGGATTCGAGCCGTTCCCGGCGCTCGTGGTCCCCGACGGGGACGCGGTGGGTGCTGCCCTCCGCGCCCTCCTGACCCAGCGCCCCGCCGTGATCATCACGAGCGGCGGCACAGGCCTCAGCCCCACCGATGCCACCCCCGAGCAGACCCTGCCCCTCCTGGACCGGGAAATTCCGGGCATCATGGAAGGGATCCGGAACGCGGGAACGGCCAAGACGCCGACGGCCATGCTGAGCCGGGGCCACGCGGGAGCGGCCGGGCAGACGTTCATTGTCAACCTCCCGGGATCGCCGAAAGGCGTTATGGACGGCCTGAGCGTGCTGGATCCCATTCTCGGGCACCTCTGCGACCAGCTGGAAGGCAGCCATGGGCACTGA
- the moaC gene encoding cyclic pyranopterin monophosphate synthase MoaC, translating into MDVVNEADTPASVSPAAAKPVLTHLRQDGTAQMVDVSNKAETTREATATATVNSTAEVLALLGAGELPKGDALAVARIAGIMAAKRTPDLIPLCHPLPIAKVTVDFELDTARVTVFATVKTRGATGVEMEALTAASVAALSVYDMIKAVDKHAVLTDIKVLAKSGGKSGDWSI; encoded by the coding sequence ATGGATGTTGTGAACGAAGCAGATACCCCCGCCTCGGTGAGCCCAGCGGCCGCAAAGCCGGTCCTGACCCACCTGCGCCAGGACGGCACCGCCCAGATGGTGGACGTCTCAAACAAGGCCGAAACGACCCGGGAAGCCACCGCCACCGCCACGGTGAACAGCACGGCCGAGGTCCTGGCCCTGCTAGGTGCCGGCGAGCTGCCCAAAGGTGACGCGCTGGCCGTCGCCCGGATCGCCGGCATCATGGCCGCGAAACGGACCCCTGACCTCATCCCGCTGTGCCACCCCCTCCCCATCGCGAAGGTCACCGTTGACTTCGAGCTGGACACCGCCAGGGTCACCGTCTTCGCCACGGTCAAGACCCGGGGCGCGACCGGAGTGGAGATGGAAGCCCTCACCGCGGCCTCGGTGGCGGCGCTCAGCGTGTACGACATGATCAAGGCCGTGGACAAGCATGCGGTCCTGACAGACATCAAGGTGCTGGCCAAAAGCGGCGGCAAGAGCGGGGACTGGTCCATATGA
- the glp gene encoding gephyrin-like molybdotransferase Glp: MHRTDTRSVSVEAHRESVRGLLAPLRTPDRIELLPLLAALGRGLAADVVAPVDLPPFANSQMDGFAIRSADVADGGTELRVVAPIPAGAAPERLLPGTAAPIMTGAMMPPGADAVVPIEQAVPDYFPVPGEPATVTLPAAPAGNFIRGAGSDIRAGEPALAAGTFLGPGQLGLLAALGLTEAAVYRTLRVLLVTTGDEVVEPGRPLGPGKIYDSNATLLESSMLQAGLGVTRSGISTDRPEELAAVLRRHAPGVDLIVTTGGVSKGAYEVVRQALDGQDVEFVGVAMQPGGPQGIGTFDGVPVLGFPGNPVSCLVSFEMFLRPVLGELFGSPARRPAVRARLAEALTSPRGKHQVRRGTFQPDGTVRLEGGAGSHLVSALARSNALIHVPEGTADLPRGAEVEVWML; the protein is encoded by the coding sequence ATGCACCGCACGGATACACGGAGCGTCAGCGTGGAAGCGCACCGCGAGTCGGTCCGCGGGCTGCTGGCCCCGCTCCGCACCCCGGACCGGATCGAACTGCTCCCGCTGCTCGCGGCCCTGGGCCGGGGACTCGCAGCGGACGTCGTGGCCCCGGTGGACCTGCCGCCGTTCGCGAACTCCCAGATGGACGGCTTCGCCATCCGCAGCGCGGACGTGGCCGACGGCGGAACCGAACTCCGCGTCGTGGCGCCCATTCCCGCCGGTGCCGCTCCGGAGCGGCTCCTCCCCGGCACGGCTGCGCCCATCATGACCGGGGCCATGATGCCGCCGGGTGCGGACGCCGTCGTACCCATCGAGCAGGCCGTTCCCGATTACTTTCCCGTCCCGGGGGAGCCGGCCACGGTGACCCTGCCCGCCGCCCCCGCCGGAAATTTCATCCGCGGCGCCGGCAGCGACATTCGCGCCGGGGAACCGGCGCTGGCCGCCGGGACGTTCCTGGGGCCGGGACAACTGGGGCTTCTGGCCGCGCTCGGGCTCACCGAGGCGGCCGTCTACCGCACCCTGCGCGTCCTGCTCGTCACCACCGGAGATGAAGTCGTGGAACCAGGCCGCCCGCTCGGTCCCGGCAAAATCTACGACTCCAACGCCACCTTGCTCGAGTCGTCCATGCTCCAGGCAGGCCTCGGCGTGACCCGCAGCGGAATCTCCACCGACCGGCCCGAGGAACTTGCCGCAGTGCTGCGCCGTCACGCCCCCGGCGTGGACCTCATCGTCACCACCGGCGGTGTCAGCAAGGGCGCCTACGAGGTGGTCCGGCAGGCGCTGGACGGCCAGGACGTCGAATTCGTCGGCGTCGCCATGCAGCCCGGCGGCCCGCAGGGGATCGGGACGTTCGACGGCGTGCCCGTCCTCGGGTTCCCGGGCAACCCGGTGAGCTGCCTCGTCTCCTTTGAGATGTTCCTCCGCCCCGTGCTGGGCGAGCTGTTCGGCTCGCCCGCACGCCGCCCGGCGGTCCGGGCCCGGCTGGCTGAAGCCCTGACGTCACCGCGCGGCAAGCATCAGGTCCGGCGCGGCACGTTCCAGCCGGACGGCACGGTCCGGTTGGAGGGCGGCGCCGGTTCCCACCTGGTCTCCGCCCTGGCGCGCTCCAACGCCCTGATCCATGTTCCGGAAGGAACCGCTGACCTCCCGCGGGGCGCTGAGGTGGAAGTATGGATGTTGTGA
- a CDS encoding molybdopterin-dependent oxidoreductase: MGTLQSAPASAPSGNRELRWWAAAAGVVAVGTGVMLGEVAAGLLSPSVSPLTAVGGAVIDAVPPGVKDWAISLFGTADKVALLGGMALSITVLAALAGILELWRPFAGVAVIAVFGAVGVAAVLGRAEATATAVPIPLLVAALGIGLLRWLVGRLREWQAGPAVSAAPAGVPARRRFLRVLGGTAAVAAVGAVLAATVRGAAAAVNELRSKLVLSTPVSPAPPVPAGAEVRLDGVVPLVTPSKDFYRIDTALRVPVVDPQQWRLKVTGLVEREVELDFAALLAKPLIERHVTIACVSNEVGGDLIGNARWLGWPVRDLLAQAGPKAGADMVLSRSADGWTAGTPLEVLTDSRDALLAVGMNGEPLPLEHGFPVRLIVPGLYGYVSATKWVTELKVTRFVDDVGYWTPRGWSDRGPIKTSSRIDVPRGNSVPAGEVTFGGVAWAQHTGIGKVELRVNRGGWQQADLAPGISKDTWYQWKLALRLDAGRYEVQVRATDLDGAAQVEDRASPAPSGATGYHTVTVDVK, from the coding sequence ATGGGCACGCTCCAGTCAGCGCCGGCTTCCGCGCCCAGCGGAAACCGGGAACTGCGCTGGTGGGCCGCGGCGGCGGGCGTCGTCGCGGTAGGCACCGGCGTCATGCTCGGTGAGGTCGCCGCCGGCCTCCTGAGCCCTTCCGTCTCGCCCCTGACAGCTGTCGGGGGAGCGGTGATCGATGCCGTTCCGCCGGGCGTCAAGGACTGGGCCATTTCTCTGTTCGGGACCGCGGACAAGGTCGCCCTGCTGGGCGGCATGGCGCTCTCGATTACAGTATTGGCGGCCCTCGCCGGAATCCTTGAGCTGTGGCGCCCTTTCGCCGGGGTCGCCGTCATCGCCGTCTTCGGGGCCGTGGGCGTCGCGGCCGTGCTGGGACGGGCCGAAGCGACGGCCACCGCGGTTCCCATACCTCTGCTGGTCGCTGCGCTGGGTATCGGCCTGCTGCGGTGGCTGGTCGGGCGCCTTCGTGAGTGGCAGGCAGGCCCTGCGGTCTCCGCGGCCCCCGCGGGCGTCCCTGCGCGCCGGCGCTTCCTCCGGGTGCTCGGCGGAACAGCCGCGGTCGCCGCCGTCGGCGCGGTGCTCGCCGCCACTGTCAGGGGAGCTGCCGCCGCCGTCAATGAGCTGCGGAGCAAACTCGTGCTCTCGACGCCGGTATCTCCCGCGCCGCCGGTCCCGGCGGGGGCCGAAGTGCGGCTGGATGGCGTTGTTCCGCTCGTGACTCCCAGCAAGGACTTCTACCGTATCGACACAGCACTGCGGGTCCCGGTGGTGGATCCGCAGCAGTGGCGACTCAAGGTCACCGGCCTCGTGGAGCGGGAGGTCGAACTCGACTTCGCGGCCCTACTGGCCAAACCCCTGATTGAACGGCACGTCACCATTGCCTGCGTCTCCAACGAAGTGGGCGGGGACCTGATCGGCAACGCCCGCTGGCTGGGCTGGCCCGTCCGGGACCTTCTGGCCCAGGCAGGACCCAAGGCCGGTGCGGACATGGTGCTGTCCCGGAGCGCCGACGGCTGGACCGCCGGCACCCCGCTGGAGGTGCTGACGGACAGCCGGGATGCGCTTTTGGCGGTCGGTATGAACGGCGAACCGCTCCCCTTGGAACACGGCTTCCCCGTGCGCCTCATCGTTCCCGGCCTCTACGGCTATGTGTCCGCGACAAAATGGGTGACCGAGCTGAAGGTGACCCGCTTCGTGGACGATGTCGGCTACTGGACACCCCGCGGCTGGAGCGACCGCGGCCCCATCAAGACTTCCTCCCGCATCGATGTTCCCCGTGGAAATTCGGTCCCGGCGGGGGAGGTGACTTTCGGCGGCGTCGCCTGGGCCCAGCACACCGGCATCGGCAAAGTGGAACTGCGGGTCAACCGCGGCGGCTGGCAGCAGGCCGACCTGGCGCCGGGCATCTCCAAGGACACCTGGTATCAGTGGAAGCTTGCCCTGCGGCTGGATGCCGGGCGCTACGAGGTCCAGGTAAGGGCCACCGACCTCGACGGCGCCGCGCAGGTGGAGGACCGCGCCTCGCCCGCGCCCAGCGGAGCCACCGGCTATCACACGGTTACAGTTGACGTGAAGTGA
- the moaA gene encoding GTP 3',8-cyclase MoaA — protein MSVQLGMPQPRGGTGSTADVSGADSSGSAALSGRPAGMTAGLVDRYGRRATDMRLSLTDKCNLRCTYCMPAEGLEWLAKQAVMSADEIVRIVRIGVDLLGVRELRLTGGEPLVRADLLDIIAALRQAHPQLPISMTTNAVGLDKKAAGLKAAGLSRINVSLDSLHEETFTKLTRRPFLDKVLAGVDAAWAAGLGPVKLNAVLMRGINDAESPALLAWALDRGYELRFIEQMPLDADHGWTRRNMITAAEIRSLLSADYVLSADPRDRDGAPAERFEVRARVPGTDAATGPVLGTVGIIASVTEPFCSDCRRTRITAEGKIMSCLFSREEVDLLGLLREGASDEQLAERWQDAMWIKPKAHGMDHVGLGAPDFVQPDRSMSAIGG, from the coding sequence ATGAGTGTTCAGCTTGGCATGCCCCAGCCGCGCGGTGGAACGGGCTCCACTGCTGATGTCTCCGGCGCGGACTCTTCGGGAAGTGCGGCGCTGTCGGGCCGCCCGGCCGGGATGACCGCCGGACTCGTGGACCGGTACGGGCGCCGGGCCACCGACATGCGCCTTTCGCTCACCGACAAGTGCAATCTGCGCTGCACGTACTGCATGCCGGCCGAAGGGCTTGAGTGGCTTGCGAAGCAGGCCGTGATGTCCGCGGACGAGATCGTGCGGATCGTGCGGATCGGTGTTGACCTGCTGGGCGTGCGTGAACTGCGGCTGACCGGCGGCGAGCCGCTGGTCCGGGCCGACCTGCTGGACATCATTGCCGCGCTGCGCCAGGCCCACCCGCAGCTTCCGATCTCCATGACCACGAACGCCGTCGGCCTGGACAAGAAGGCGGCCGGGCTGAAGGCTGCCGGGCTTTCCCGGATCAACGTCTCCCTTGATTCCCTGCATGAGGAGACCTTCACCAAGCTCACACGCCGTCCCTTCCTGGACAAGGTCCTCGCCGGCGTCGACGCCGCCTGGGCAGCGGGCCTGGGACCGGTCAAACTCAATGCGGTGCTGATGCGCGGTATCAACGACGCCGAGTCTCCCGCCCTGCTGGCCTGGGCCCTGGACCGCGGCTATGAGCTCCGCTTCATCGAACAGATGCCGCTCGACGCTGACCACGGCTGGACGCGCCGGAACATGATCACCGCGGCGGAAATCCGCTCTCTGCTCTCCGCCGACTATGTGCTCAGTGCGGATCCGCGGGACCGCGACGGCGCCCCGGCCGAACGCTTCGAGGTCCGGGCCCGCGTCCCCGGCACGGACGCGGCCACCGGACCGGTGCTGGGAACGGTGGGCATCATCGCCTCCGTCACCGAACCGTTCTGTTCCGACTGCCGCCGCACCCGGATCACGGCCGAGGGCAAGATCATGAGCTGCCTCTTCTCCCGTGAAGAGGTGGACCTGCTGGGACTGCTGCGTGAAGGCGCCAGCGACGAGCAGCTGGCCGAACGCTGGCAGGACGCCATGTGGATCAAGCCCAAGGCCCACGGAATGGACCATGTGGGGCTGGGCGCCCCGGACTTCGTCCAGCCGGACCGCAGCATGAGCGCCATCGGAGGCTGA
- a CDS encoding MoaD/ThiS family protein: protein MNVRYFAAARAAAGVDEERYELSAGDTLATLLEAILAVERPEPPAGTPPLPRILSRSSFLLNEVAVRDRSAALKPDDVVDVLPPFAGG from the coding sequence ATGAATGTACGCTACTTCGCTGCCGCGCGCGCTGCCGCAGGCGTGGACGAGGAACGTTATGAACTGTCCGCCGGCGACACCCTTGCGACCCTGCTCGAGGCGATCCTCGCCGTCGAGCGCCCCGAACCACCCGCAGGAACTCCGCCGCTGCCTCGTATCCTCTCCCGCTCCAGCTTCCTGCTCAATGAGGTTGCCGTGCGAGACCGCAGTGCGGCGCTGAAGCCGGACGACGTCGTGGATGTGCTGCCGCCCTTCGCCGGCGGTTAA
- a CDS encoding MFS transporter, translating to MNAASRKIQRIYLTLTLGNTLAASFIWGINTLFLLDAGLSNLEAFAANAFFTAGMVLFEVPTGVIADGWGRRVSFLLGTVTLAASTYLYYLLWQISAPFWSWAVVSVLLGLGFTFFSGAVEAWLVDALRYSGYEGALEPVLGRGQMVSGVAMLGGSVAGGVIAQVTNLGVPFLLRVGVLVAMFAVAFGLMHDVGFTPERSPRPLQATRAVLSASIENGLKNPPVRYVMLAAPFSAGVAFYVFYALQPYLLELFGDPRAYSIAGLAAAIVAGAEVLGGWVAPRIRGLVRKRTTVLVLSGVGSSVILVALGFTRVFWVALVLLTLWAVVSSAAIPVRQAYLNDMIPSRQRATVLSFDSLMGSSGGVVVQPPLGRAADVYGYAASLAASGVIAVIAVPFLLASRRQAPAADEAATATPAANAPPS from the coding sequence ATGAACGCCGCGTCCCGAAAGATCCAGCGCATCTATCTCACCCTGACGCTGGGAAACACCCTCGCGGCGTCGTTCATCTGGGGAATCAACACACTCTTCCTGCTCGACGCCGGCCTCAGCAACCTCGAGGCGTTCGCCGCCAATGCCTTCTTTACGGCCGGTATGGTGCTCTTCGAGGTGCCCACCGGCGTGATCGCGGACGGGTGGGGGCGCCGCGTGTCGTTCCTCCTGGGCACCGTGACGCTGGCCGCCTCGACGTACCTCTACTACCTGCTGTGGCAGATCTCCGCCCCGTTCTGGTCCTGGGCGGTGGTGTCGGTCCTGCTCGGCCTGGGCTTCACCTTCTTCTCGGGGGCCGTCGAGGCCTGGCTCGTGGACGCTTTGCGCTACTCCGGGTATGAAGGCGCGCTTGAGCCGGTGCTCGGGCGGGGACAGATGGTGTCGGGCGTCGCGATGCTCGGCGGTTCGGTGGCCGGCGGCGTCATTGCGCAGGTGACCAACCTGGGCGTGCCGTTTCTGCTGCGGGTGGGCGTGCTGGTGGCCATGTTCGCTGTGGCCTTCGGGCTCATGCACGACGTCGGCTTCACCCCCGAACGCTCGCCGCGTCCCCTCCAGGCGACCCGGGCCGTGCTGTCCGCCTCGATCGAGAACGGCCTGAAGAACCCGCCCGTGCGGTACGTCATGCTGGCCGCGCCGTTCAGCGCCGGCGTGGCGTTTTATGTGTTCTACGCCCTGCAGCCTTATCTGCTGGAGCTCTTCGGTGACCCCCGTGCCTACTCCATCGCCGGCCTGGCGGCGGCGATCGTCGCCGGCGCCGAAGTGCTCGGCGGCTGGGTCGCACCCCGCATCCGGGGCCTGGTCCGCAAGCGCACCACAGTGCTGGTCCTCAGCGGCGTCGGCAGTTCCGTGATTCTGGTGGCGCTCGGGTTCACCCGGGTGTTCTGGGTTGCCCTGGTGCTGTTGACGCTCTGGGCCGTGGTGTCCTCGGCGGCCATCCCGGTGCGGCAGGCCTATCTGAACGACATGATCCCCTCGAGGCAACGGGCAACGGTGCTCAGCTTCGACTCGCTCATGGGATCAAGCGGTGGTGTGGTGGTGCAACCGCCACTGGGCCGGGCGGCCGACGTGTACGGTTACGCGGCGTCGCTGGCCGCCAGCGGCGTCATCGCTGTGATCGCGGTGCCGTTCCTGCTGGCGAGCCGCCGGCAGGCCCCCGCGGCGGACGAGGCCGCCACTGCAACGCCAGCGGCGAACGCCCCGCCGTCGTAA
- a CDS encoding DUF1579 domain-containing protein has translation MDRPPPGSAIEALQAFLGHWAGTTQWEATPWGPARSAGVTITFARAAAGLAVTAIYRHTEADGNTVEGHGAFTADRDRPDRLWYHVNSLGLPPEAPAPARWHEGILTVERRSDRGIARHTFRVDDDVLTHGAGLRLGAASDFTPFMTSVCRRVPETGRTPA, from the coding sequence ATGGACCGTCCGCCGCCGGGCAGCGCCATCGAGGCGCTCCAGGCTTTCCTGGGCCACTGGGCCGGCACCACGCAGTGGGAAGCAACCCCCTGGGGACCCGCCCGCTCTGCCGGTGTGACGATCACCTTCGCCCGGGCCGCGGCGGGACTGGCGGTCACCGCCATCTACCGCCATACCGAGGCCGACGGAAACACTGTGGAAGGGCATGGCGCGTTCACCGCCGACAGGGACCGGCCGGACAGGCTGTGGTACCACGTCAACAGCCTGGGGCTGCCCCCTGAGGCGCCGGCTCCGGCCCGCTGGCACGAGGGAATACTGACCGTCGAGCGGCGAAGTGACCGGGGCATCGCCCGGCATACCTTCCGGGTGGATGACGACGTCCTGACCCATGGCGCCGGACTCCGGCTGGGCGCCGCGAGTGACTTCACCCCGTTCATGACCTCCGTCTGCCGGCGGGTGCCGGAAACCGGCCGGACACCTGCCTGA